A stretch of the Leptidea sinapis chromosome 17, ilLepSina1.1, whole genome shotgun sequence genome encodes the following:
- the LOC126969261 gene encoding elongation factor Ts, mitochondrial isoform X1: MYTMKQTVKLYSKMILQLVRGFQTSTVYKAAESSLLAKLRKKTGYTISNCKKALEMHNNDTDKAETWLNEQAQAMGWAKATKLAGRKTAQGLIAVKFDKKHGALVELNCETDFVAKNDKFHKMIEDATLACYKFAHTHLKAQGPITKMELDTEQLGSLTADGKKLSEILALFIGSVGENAVLRRAECWKANSDDVKITAYTHPAPASLGDYSTGKYGALMAYRQANDHEDIGRQLCQHIVGCSPSKIGNKEKDTPAKNTDDETCLIYQEYLLDPSFTVQEVLEQNKVEVIDYVRFSCGEAEEESLPGVEKQPLDTVQTLQ; this comes from the exons ATGTATACTATGAAGCAAACTGTAAAGCTATATTCAAAG ATGATTTTACAATTGGTGAGAGGTTTCCAAACAAGTACTGTTTACAAAGCAGCTGAGTCATCATTGCTGGCTAAACTCAGGAAAAAGACTGGTTATACTATTTCTAACTGCAAAAAAGCTTTAGAAATGCATAATAATGATACAGACAAg GCAGAGACATGGTTGAATGAGCAAGCCCAGGCAATGGGTTGGGCAAAAGCCACAAAACTAGCTGGAAGAAAGACTGCACAAGGGCTGATAGCAGTCAAATTTGACAAGAAACATGGAGCCCTGGTGGAATTGAATTGTGAAACCGACTTTGTGGCGAAAAATGATAAATTCCACAAGATGATAGAGGATGCAACATTAGCTTGCTATAAATTTGCACATACACACCTCAAGGCTCAGGGACCTATTACAAAG ATGGAATTGGACACAGAACAGCTAGGCAGCCTGACTGCTGATGGAAAGAAATTATCTGAAATCTTGGCTCTTTTCATTGGTTCTGTTGGGGAAAATGCTGTATTGCGTCGAGCTGAGTGTTGGAAAGCGAATAGTGATGATGTGAAAATAACAGCTTATACTCATCCCGCTCCAGCAAGCTTGGGTGACTACTCAACAGGCAAATATGGTGCGCTAATGGCGTACAGGCAAGCAAATGATCATGAGGACATTGGCAGACAGTTGTGTCAACATATCGTTGGGTGCTCACCCTCAAAAATTGGCAACAAGGAAAAAGATACACCGGCAAAGAACACGGATGACGAAACCTGTCTCATATATCAGGAATACCTTCTTGACCCTTCATTTACTGTCCAAGAAGTATTAGAACAGAATAAAGTAGAAGTGATCGACTATGTCAGGTTCTCATGTGGTGAAGCTGAAGAGGAGTCATTGCCGGGAGTGGAGAAGCAGCCCCTAGATACTGTTCAGACATTGCAGTAG
- the LOC126969261 gene encoding elongation factor Ts, mitochondrial isoform X2 has translation MILQLVRGFQTSTVYKAAESSLLAKLRKKTGYTISNCKKALEMHNNDTDKAETWLNEQAQAMGWAKATKLAGRKTAQGLIAVKFDKKHGALVELNCETDFVAKNDKFHKMIEDATLACYKFAHTHLKAQGPITKMELDTEQLGSLTADGKKLSEILALFIGSVGENAVLRRAECWKANSDDVKITAYTHPAPASLGDYSTGKYGALMAYRQANDHEDIGRQLCQHIVGCSPSKIGNKEKDTPAKNTDDETCLIYQEYLLDPSFTVQEVLEQNKVEVIDYVRFSCGEAEEESLPGVEKQPLDTVQTLQ, from the exons ATGATTTTACAATTGGTGAGAGGTTTCCAAACAAGTACTGTTTACAAAGCAGCTGAGTCATCATTGCTGGCTAAACTCAGGAAAAAGACTGGTTATACTATTTCTAACTGCAAAAAAGCTTTAGAAATGCATAATAATGATACAGACAAg GCAGAGACATGGTTGAATGAGCAAGCCCAGGCAATGGGTTGGGCAAAAGCCACAAAACTAGCTGGAAGAAAGACTGCACAAGGGCTGATAGCAGTCAAATTTGACAAGAAACATGGAGCCCTGGTGGAATTGAATTGTGAAACCGACTTTGTGGCGAAAAATGATAAATTCCACAAGATGATAGAGGATGCAACATTAGCTTGCTATAAATTTGCACATACACACCTCAAGGCTCAGGGACCTATTACAAAG ATGGAATTGGACACAGAACAGCTAGGCAGCCTGACTGCTGATGGAAAGAAATTATCTGAAATCTTGGCTCTTTTCATTGGTTCTGTTGGGGAAAATGCTGTATTGCGTCGAGCTGAGTGTTGGAAAGCGAATAGTGATGATGTGAAAATAACAGCTTATACTCATCCCGCTCCAGCAAGCTTGGGTGACTACTCAACAGGCAAATATGGTGCGCTAATGGCGTACAGGCAAGCAAATGATCATGAGGACATTGGCAGACAGTTGTGTCAACATATCGTTGGGTGCTCACCCTCAAAAATTGGCAACAAGGAAAAAGATACACCGGCAAAGAACACGGATGACGAAACCTGTCTCATATATCAGGAATACCTTCTTGACCCTTCATTTACTGTCCAAGAAGTATTAGAACAGAATAAAGTAGAAGTGATCGACTATGTCAGGTTCTCATGTGGTGAAGCTGAAGAGGAGTCATTGCCGGGAGTGGAGAAGCAGCCCCTAGATACTGTTCAGACATTGCAGTAG
- the LOC126969281 gene encoding uncharacterized protein LOC126969281, translated as MYTDENSDRECEFEEFSPDDSPNVTKKSLSTAGFRNNIDNPSARPMALRATQSLTGTVDELKLCGNFQMINLNSRVNMTQTPKAAPICPCGCLLRPAITGPFRTREKNTYALHVVSPEVLTHHGYNFEPTQIAMFWKKDCRMFLWKGRSKRNCLQSETK; from the coding sequence atGTATACAGACGAAAACTCGGATAGAGAATGTGAATTCGAAGAGTTCAGTCCCGACGATAGCCCTAACGTTACAAAGAAGTCGCTATCAACGGCAGGATTCAGGAATAATATTGACAATCCGAGTGCAAGACCAATGGCGCTGCGTGCTACACAATCGTTAACAGGAACGGTGGATGAACTCAAGTTATGTGGAAACTTCCAAATGATTAACCTCAATAGTAGGGTAAATATGACGCAAACGCCTAAAGCTGCACCAATTTGTCCATGTGGCTGCCTCCTTCGACCAGCGATAACAGGACCCTTCAGAACTAGAGAAAAGAACACATACGCCCTTCATGTTGTATCGCCCGAAGTTCTGACCCATCACGGCTACAACTTCGAACCTACCCAAATAGCAATGTTTTGGAAAAAAGACTGCCGAATGTTCTTATGGAAAGGACGATCAAAAAGAAACTGTTTACAATCAGAAACAAAGTGA